From Bdellovibrio sp. KM01:
TTAATGAGTGGAGCGTATTCTTTAATTAGATCGTCTTTTTTTGTCGGCGCGAGCTGACGTGGCTCATCCTTGTACTTCTTCAACAATGCCGCATTTTTCCCCATATTTATCCCTCTTGAAGTCTATGTTAGCAAACAGCCCTATGCGCTGAAAGTCCAATTCTGTGGCGGACTAGGATTTGCCTTAAGCGAAACCCACCACTTGATCCCAGAACATCTGCATTCCGCCATTAGCTTCAATTAGCTTGGAGGATTTTTCGATCTGCGCAGAAATTTGACGAATTGCCTTGGAAGATTCCGCACCCACATCGTGTCTCACAATGAGACGTTGCATTTGTGTTGCTTTTCTCAGCACCGCATCGTTTGGAACTGAGCCCCAGTAATCAAGACCAATGTATAGGAAGCGGTTCACGACATCGTTGAAGCGCTTGTATAGATTCATCCCTTCTTCTTCATCGCGCACCTGATTGCACACGATTGAGAAGTGATTTACTTTGTACTGTTTGTTCAAAACTTTAATAAGTGCATAAGCATCTGCAAAGCTGGACGGGTCTGGTGTGATCACCACACTTACCGACTGAGCTGCAGAATTAAGGAACAAAACGTTCTCTGCGATACCAGGAGCGGTATCAATTAACAGATAGTCAAAGCCCATCGGCAACGAACTGATGGCTTCCACCATCGCACGTCTTTCAAAATGATTCAGGTTATTAAACTCTACGATTCCGCTGCCACCAGGAATCAAAAAGACATCCTTAGAAACTTCCAAAAGAATGTCTTTCATCTCTTTGCGACCGGCGATGATATCGTGAATGCTGCCCTGACATTTGGCGCCGAACATGATATCCACGTTCGCCATCCCCAGGTCCCCATCCAGAATCAAAACCTTCTTACCTTTTTGAGCGAGGCTCAAAGCAAGATTGGCCACCAAAGTCGTCTTGCCAACACCACCCTTACCAGAAGTGATGCTGATCGTTCTTGTGCGGTATAAATCAAAAGTATTTAATCGGCTCATACAGCTTCAGAATCCTGTTGTTTGAATTTAGTGATATTGAAAATAAGATCCAACAAACGCTCTTTCGTCGCGAATTCAAAGTCTTCTGGAACGCGCGAGCCAATACCGAAAGAGTGAAGTGGGATATCAAAACGCTTCATGAAATTGTAAATCGTACCGTGCTGAGTGGATTCATCCAAAGATGTGAATACCACGTCTTTATAACCCAACACCGAATAGCGACGGCCCAATTCAATCGCATCGGCGTCTTTCGTATTCGACGACATCGTCAGATGAATGTTCGCGTTCAATGCTTGCGGTGGCAAAATGCTGCGCAAAAGATTGATCTCTTCATTGTTTTTAAGGCTTAGCCCCGCAAAGTCCACCAACACGCAATCAACATTCGCCAAATAGCGCATTAGATTGTGCCAGTCGTTTTGATTGCGAATCACAGAGAACGGAACATTCAGGATTTGCGCATAGATCTTCATTTGATCAGCCGCACCCACTTTGAATGTATCTGTTGTGAAGATCGCAACTTTCTTGCGCTCACGAACCACCATATGGCTCGCCATTTTAATCAATGCTGAAGTTTTACCGCTGCCTGCCGGACCCACGAAGCAGTGAATTTTTCCCGCTGTTGGGTTTTGCGCGATCTTAATAGCGTCCAAAACACGACGAGCAACAAACGCTTCTACCAAAGCTTTGTTTTTTATTTTCAAAGGTGGCAATGTTTCTTGAGTCTGAGTCAAGATATCAGCCGCGATCTCTGGTGCCATTCCTGAGCGAGTCAGTTTTTCAAAAATAGAACTTAAATCGTAAGAAATACCAAAATCTGCTCCCGGATGAGCCCCCACGAAGGATTGTGGCATTTGTTGGAACTGAGTGATCACTTGACGCAAGTTTGCGATCTCGCTTTTCAAAGCGATAACTTCTGGTGACTCACCTGCTGGTTTAGCTGGGGCCGGAGCCGCAGCCGGTTTTAGGGGTACAGCCGCTTTTTTAGGTGCAAAGTTTTGTTCTTGTTCCTGGAAAGCATGCAAAGCGCGTTGAGCCGCATTCTTAACTCTTTCCTCAGACATTTTCTGCTGACGAGCGTATTCATTTTCATCTTCGATATCGATGTAACGACGTTGCGTTATTTGCGCAGGTGGCTGGCTTTTTTGCACATGCTTTTCCACCATTTTGGTGATCAGCTCTTTTTGCTGACGTGCGGTGCTAGCCTGAAATCTTTGGCGATCTTGCTCACGCAATTTAGATTCTGCAAATTTCTTTTTTTGCAAAGTTTCTTCGGAGACGGCGGCTGTGATTTCCACGCTTCCTTCACCGACCAAGCCGAAGCTTTTGTTGTTGTCGCGGGCAGAGAGGATGATGGCATCAGGACCCAGCTGGGTCTTAACCATCTCCAGAGCTTCCTTCATCGTACGTGCTTCAAATTTCTTAACCTGCATGGCTCATCTCCACAAGGGCAACC
This genomic window contains:
- a CDS encoding MinD/ParA family protein, translating into MSRLNTFDLYRTRTISITSGKGGVGKTTLVANLALSLAQKGKKVLILDGDLGMANVDIMFGAKCQGSIHDIIAGRKEMKDILLEVSKDVFLIPGGSGIVEFNNLNHFERRAMVEAISSLPMGFDYLLIDTAPGIAENVLFLNSAAQSVSVVITPDPSSFADAYALIKVLNKQYKVNHFSIVCNQVRDEEEGMNLYKRFNDVVNRFLYIGLDYWGSVPNDAVLRKATQMQRLIVRHDVGAESSKAIRQISAQIEKSSKLIEANGGMQMFWDQVVGFA
- the flhF gene encoding flagellar biosynthesis protein FlhF, with translation MQVKKFEARTMKEALEMVKTQLGPDAIILSARDNNKSFGLVGEGSVEITAAVSEETLQKKKFAESKLREQDRQRFQASTARQQKELITKMVEKHVQKSQPPAQITQRRYIDIEDENEYARQQKMSEERVKNAAQRALHAFQEQEQNFAPKKAAVPLKPAAAPAPAKPAGESPEVIALKSEIANLRQVITQFQQMPQSFVGAHPGADFGISYDLSSIFEKLTRSGMAPEIAADILTQTQETLPPLKIKNKALVEAFVARRVLDAIKIAQNPTAGKIHCFVGPAGSGKTSALIKMASHMVVRERKKVAIFTTDTFKVGAADQMKIYAQILNVPFSVIRNQNDWHNLMRYLANVDCVLVDFAGLSLKNNEEINLLRSILPPQALNANIHLTMSSNTKDADAIELGRRYSVLGYKDVVFTSLDESTQHGTIYNFMKRFDIPLHSFGIGSRVPEDFEFATKERLLDLIFNITKFKQQDSEAV